A single Methanobacterium sp. DNA region contains:
- a CDS encoding HEAT repeat domain-containing protein, whose protein sequence is MRIFDRSFNPDVDKLALEHDIDGLIKTLKKGNKKNRALAARALGRFKEKKVCQALTDALEDGDPDVRWNSATSLGKIGTVEATPFLLKTLHDEKWYVRQHAAEALGEIGDETALLPLLNSLKDKKIRNNVAIALGNLGDNRAVDQLLESLNDEDFSFRSAAEEALGMIGDEKAVPALIEALQDDNVSVRRHAAGALGKIGDKRAIKPLLAAMDDEKWYVRLQVEEALQELNERLKKE, encoded by the coding sequence ATAGAAGTTTTAACCCAGACGTAGATAAACTCGCACTTGAACATGATATTGATGGACTGATCAAGACCCTGAAAAAAGGCAATAAGAAAAATCGGGCCTTAGCAGCCAGGGCATTGGGAAGATTCAAGGAAAAAAAGGTATGTCAAGCCTTAACTGATGCATTGGAAGATGGAGATCCTGATGTTCGATGGAACTCTGCTACTTCTCTTGGAAAAATCGGGACAGTTGAGGCTACACCATTCCTTCTAAAGACACTTCATGATGAAAAATGGTATGTACGTCAACATGCTGCCGAGGCACTGGGTGAAATTGGTGATGAAACTGCGTTACTACCTCTTTTAAATTCATTAAAGGATAAAAAAATTAGAAACAATGTAGCAATTGCACTTGGCAATTTAGGGGATAATCGAGCAGTTGATCAATTACTGGAATCACTCAATGATGAAGACTTCAGTTTCCGAAGCGCTGCTGAAGAAGCACTAGGGATGATTGGCGATGAAAAGGCAGTTCCTGCTCTTATTGAGGCATTACAAGATGATAATGTTAGCGTTAGAAGGCATGCTGCAGGGGCGCTGGGTAAAATTGGTGATAAAAGGGCTATTAAGCCTCTCCTAGCAGCTATGGATGATGAAAAATGGTAC